The Alosa sapidissima isolate fAloSap1 chromosome 5, fAloSap1.pri, whole genome shotgun sequence genome has a window encoding:
- the LOC121709306 gene encoding trafficking protein particle complex subunit 14-like, whose protein sequence is MVQMMESQCEYFMYFPAVPISDLSDPGRYRTLPRRSHLYLGETVRFLLVLRCSDAERDTLTRTGSAFEFGVESPNGRAWRELAGSLCAVASVSPGERHRSHAYLDHDHSSGNEGPEEGEENDGRSSVRRDAGGGGFRECKPLLIHNNGSGVREIRRAPLKSPLDEPVVLSDEVIFPLTVSLDKLPVNTHKVKVMVTVWKQEADKAEVQENGYLTILQQQAPTLTFRQDLNTFKAQVSTTLTVLPPPTVRCKQMTVAGKHLTVLKVLNECSQEDISIHDLRILPNFNASYLPMMPDGSVLLVDNVCHQSGEVAMASFCRMESFACQLPSMLSSLEEHDFLFQLQMSDMSQDDSEGLEVPLVAVLQWSTAKMPFTNCIYTHYRLPSIRLDRPRFVMTASCPSKVNTQDLFRVRYTLFNNLQDFLAVRLVWTPEGRGQSEETATGPVVCQSPLSNLGHCRKGSTLSFTVAFQILRAGLYELSQHMKLKLQFTAPVSNPPVDARPLSRKNSPSSPAVRDLLDRHQTSLGRSQSFSHQQPSRSHIMRAGSAMERRAITPPVGSPVGRPLYLPPQEKAVLSLDKIAKRECKVLVLEPRS, encoded by the exons ATGGTGCAGATGATGGAGTCACAATGCGAATATTTCATGTATTTTCCTGCGGTTCCGATATCAGACTTGTCAGACCCTGGACGGTACCGAACACTCCCAAGACGAAGTCATCTCTACCTGGGAGAGACTGTGCGCTTCTTGCTGGTTCTGCGGTGCAGCGATGCGGAGAGGGACACATTGACAAGAACCGGCAGCGCATTTGAATTCGGTGTCGAGAGTCCAAACGGTCGTGCATGGAGAGAACTGGCAGGTTCGCTTTGCGCAGTGGCGAGTGTGAGTCCAGGGGAAAGACATCGCTCTCACGCCTACCTCGACCATGATCACAGTAGCGGGAATGAAGGTCCTGAGGAGGGGGAAGAAAATGATGGAAGATCGTCAGTCAGGAGAGATGCTGGAGGTGGTGGCTTTAGAGAATGCAAGCCTCTGCTTATTCATAACAACGGCAGCGGTGTCCGTGAGATCCGCAGGGCCCCTCTGAAG TCGCCCTTGGACGAGCCAGTGGTCCTGAGTGATGAGGTCATCTTTCCCTTGACTGTGTCCCTTGATAAACTccctgtcaacacacacaaggTCAAG GTGATGGTGACTGTGTGGAAGCAGGAGGCTGATAAAGCAGAGGTGCAGGAGAATGGTTACCTCACAATCCTGCAGCAGCAAGCGCCGACGCTCACCTTCCGACAGGATCTCAACACCTTTAAAGCTCAAG TGAGCACGACTTTGACGGTGCTACCGCCCCCGACTGTGAGATGCAAGCAGATGACCGTTGCTGGGAAACATCTCACAGTGCTGAAAG TGTTAAATGAGTGTTCCCAGGAGGACATTAGCATCCATGACCTGAGGATTCTGCCAAACTTCAATGCATCGTATCTACCCATGATGCCAGATGGGTCTGTCTTGCTGGTTGACAATGTCTG CCACCAATCAGGAGAAGTTGCCATGGCATCGTTTTGTCGAATGGAAAGTTTTGCCTGCCAGCTACCCAGCATGCTCAGCTCCTTGGAGGAACATGACTTCCTGTTTCAGCTGCAGATGAGTGACATGTCCCAAGATGACTCTGAG GGTCTTGAGGTACCCTTAGTAGCAGTGCTCCAGTGGTCTACTGCTAAAATGCCTTTCACCAACTGTATCTATACACATTACAG GCTACCCAGTATTAGGTTGGATCGACCACGCTTCGTGATGACAGCCAGTTGCCCCAGTAAAGTCAacacacaggacctttttcGGGTCCGCTACACCTTATTCAACAACCTACAGGATTTCCTGGCTGTGAGACTGGTGTGGACCCCAGAAG GGCGTGGCCAAAGTGAAGAAACGGCGACTGGCCCTGTAGTCTGTCAGTCACCTCTCAGTAACCTCGGCCACTGTCGCAAAGGCAGCACCCTCTCCTTCACTGTGGCCTTCCAGATTCTGAGAGCTGGACTCTATGAG CTGAGTCAGCACATGAAACTGAAGCTGCAGTTCACGGCGCCAGTGTCCAATCCTCCGGTGGACGCGCGACCCCTTTCCCGCAAGAACAGCCCCTCCAGCCCAGCCGTCAGAGACCTGCTGGACCGGCACCAGACCAGCCTGGGCCGCTCCCAGTCCTTCTCCCATCAGCAGCCCTCGCGCTCCCACATCATGAG AGCTGGCAGTGCCATGGAGCGGCGTGCCATCACCCCCCCTGTGGGCTCGCCAGTGGGCAGGCCACTGTACCTGCCCCCTCAGGAGAAGGCCGTCCTCTCGCTGGACAAGATCGCCAAGAGAGAGTGCAAAGTGCTCGTCCTGGAGCCTCGTAGCTGA